One genomic region from Solwaraspora sp. WMMD792 encodes:
- a CDS encoding VWA domain-containing protein codes for MTPYPFTAVVGLPDLRQALLLAAVHPGIGGVLIRGEKGTAKSTIVRALAGLLPEVDRVLGCRFGCDPAAPDPTCPDGPHTAPVTARRGPAALVELPVGATEDRVVGTLDIQRVLSAGVKAYEPGLLAAAHRGLLYVDEVNLLPDHLVDLLLDAAAMGRAHVERDGVSVSHAARFLLVGTMNPEEGEPRPQLLDRFGLMVSVAAPSEVADRAEVVRRRLAYETDPVAFADRWRSTDSQLAERVRDARAALPAVTLPDAEIDRIARICLAYQVDGMRADIVMARAAVALAAWRGQTAVTAAEVADAARLALPHRRRRDPLDPPGADEQRLDEVLRDECGDDDPGPAPPPDPPPPDAGPPQGPPPSDGGPSTGPPESDGGPSTGPPGSDGGPPSEPATPDASGPADGAEQPDGVPPGGPAPAAAGPAYRPRTLRLPGLGAGATPGRRSAAHADRGRVVGAGSPTGRPSTVHLPATVRAAASRGARRITPADLRQARYVGQEANLILFVVDASGSMAARQRMAVVKTAVLSLLRDAYHRRDRIGMITFRGAAADVVLPPTSSHEVAVAKLAQLRTGGRTPIAAGLRAAAATVAAERRREPRRRPLILLVTDGRSTSGPNPIALAPLLAGTAMVVLDCESGPVRLGLARRLATAFDAEWLPLEALSAVVPHPGTVNRSTATNQPGAAPRVGLAGGRAA; via the coding sequence ATGACGCCGTACCCGTTCACCGCCGTCGTCGGCCTGCCCGACCTGCGGCAGGCCCTGCTGCTCGCCGCGGTGCACCCCGGCATCGGCGGCGTGCTCATCCGGGGTGAGAAGGGCACCGCGAAGTCGACGATCGTCCGCGCGCTGGCCGGGCTGCTACCGGAGGTCGACCGGGTGCTCGGCTGCCGGTTCGGCTGCGACCCGGCGGCCCCGGACCCAACCTGCCCCGATGGGCCGCACACCGCGCCGGTGACCGCACGCCGCGGCCCGGCCGCCCTGGTCGAGCTGCCGGTCGGCGCCACTGAGGACCGGGTGGTCGGCACCCTCGACATTCAGCGGGTGCTCAGCGCTGGCGTGAAGGCCTACGAGCCGGGGCTGCTCGCCGCCGCGCACCGGGGCCTGCTCTACGTCGACGAGGTCAACCTGTTGCCGGACCATCTGGTGGACCTGCTGCTGGACGCGGCGGCGATGGGCCGGGCCCACGTCGAACGCGACGGGGTGTCGGTCAGTCACGCCGCCCGGTTCCTGCTGGTCGGCACGATGAACCCGGAGGAGGGCGAGCCGCGTCCACAGTTGCTGGACCGCTTCGGGTTGATGGTGTCGGTGGCCGCACCTTCCGAGGTGGCCGACCGGGCCGAGGTGGTGCGCCGGCGGCTGGCGTACGAGACCGACCCGGTGGCGTTCGCGGACCGCTGGCGGTCCACCGACAGCCAGCTCGCAGAGCGGGTACGCGACGCGCGGGCGGCCCTGCCTGCGGTCACGCTGCCCGATGCCGAGATCGACCGGATCGCCCGGATCTGCCTGGCGTACCAGGTGGACGGTATGCGGGCCGACATCGTGATGGCCCGCGCCGCGGTCGCGCTGGCCGCCTGGCGCGGTCAGACGGCGGTCACCGCCGCCGAGGTCGCCGACGCAGCCCGGCTGGCACTGCCGCACCGGCGGCGCCGTGACCCGCTCGATCCGCCCGGCGCCGACGAGCAGCGCCTCGACGAGGTGCTGCGGGACGAGTGCGGCGACGACGACCCCGGTCCTGCGCCGCCGCCGGATCCGCCGCCACCGGACGCCGGTCCGCCGCAGGGTCCGCCACCATCGGACGGCGGCCCGTCGACCGGCCCGCCCGAGTCGGACGGCGGCCCGTCAACCGGCCCGCCCGGCTCGGACGGCGGCCCGCCGTCCGAGCCGGCTACGCCGGACGCCAGCGGGCCGGCGGACGGTGCCGAGCAGCCGGACGGCGTACCGCCGGGCGGTCCGGCTCCGGCGGCGGCCGGGCCCGCGTACCGGCCCCGGACCCTGCGCCTACCCGGGCTCGGGGCCGGCGCGACGCCCGGCCGACGTTCGGCGGCCCACGCCGACCGGGGCCGGGTGGTCGGTGCCGGATCACCGACCGGACGGCCGTCGACGGTGCACCTACCGGCCACGGTGCGTGCCGCCGCATCCCGGGGTGCCCGCCGGATCACCCCCGCCGACCTGCGCCAGGCCCGCTACGTCGGCCAGGAGGCGAACCTGATCCTGTTCGTGGTCGACGCCTCCGGGTCGATGGCGGCCCGGCAGCGAATGGCCGTGGTCAAGACCGCCGTGCTGTCGCTGCTGCGCGACGCCTACCACCGGCGGGACCGGATCGGGATGATCACCTTCCGGGGCGCCGCCGCCGACGTGGTGCTGCCGCCGACCAGCAGCCACGAGGTGGCCGTCGCCAAGCTGGCGCAGCTGCGCACCGGTGGCCGTACCCCGATCGCCGCCGGGCTGCGGGCCGCCGCCGCCACCGTCGCCGCCGAGCGCCGCCGCGAGCCACGCCGTCGGCCACTGATCCTGTTGGTCACCGACGGGCGGTCGACCAGCGGGCCGAATCCGATAGCCCTGGCGCCGCTGCTCGCCGGCACCGCGATGGTGGTGCTCGACTGCGAGTCCGGTCCGGTGCGACTGGGCCTGGCCCGGCGGCTCGCCACCGCTTTCGACGCCGAATGGCTGCCGCTGGAGGCGCTGTCGGCGGTGGTGCCGCACCCCGGGACCGTCAACCGGTCGACCGCTACGAACCAGCCTGGCGCCGCACCTCGGGTCGGCCTCGCCGGCGGGAGGGCTGCCTGA
- the cobO gene encoding cob(I)yrinic acid a,c-diamide adenosyltransferase translates to MPQGKPEHVPDDGLTTRARRRQPVLAVHTGPGKGKSTAAFGMALRAWSAGWPVVVYQFVKSPKWKVGEEAALRTLGESGRGAPVTWHKMGEGWSWIQRPGTERDHAAEAAEGWAQIRRDLAAEAYRFYVLDEFTYPIKWGWIDVAEVVSVLRDRPGSQHVVVTGRDAAPELIDLADLVTEMTKVKHPMDAGRKGQQGIEW, encoded by the coding sequence ATGCCACAGGGTAAACCGGAACACGTCCCCGACGACGGGCTGACCACCCGGGCCCGGCGGCGTCAGCCGGTGCTCGCGGTGCACACCGGGCCCGGTAAGGGCAAGTCGACGGCGGCCTTCGGGATGGCGTTGCGGGCCTGGTCGGCCGGCTGGCCGGTGGTCGTGTACCAGTTCGTCAAGTCTCCGAAGTGGAAGGTCGGCGAGGAGGCGGCCCTGCGTACCCTCGGCGAGTCCGGCCGGGGAGCGCCGGTGACCTGGCACAAGATGGGGGAGGGCTGGTCCTGGATCCAGCGCCCCGGCACCGAGCGTGATCACGCCGCCGAAGCCGCCGAAGGCTGGGCCCAGATCCGCCGCGACCTGGCCGCCGAGGCGTACCGGTTCTACGTGCTGGACGAGTTCACCTACCCGATCAAGTGGGGCTGGATCGACGTCGCCGAGGTGGTGTCGGTACTGCGGGACCGGCCGGGCAGCCAGCATGTGGTGGTCACCGGCCGGGACGCCGCCCCGGAGCTGATCGACCTCGCCGACCTGGTGACCGAGATGACCAAGGTCAAGCATCCGATGGACGCCGGACGCAAGGGCCAGCAGGGCATCGAGTGGTAG
- a CDS encoding cobyrinate a,c-diamide synthase, whose product MVAVPRVVVAAPGSGHGKTTVATGLLAAYAAQGVRVAGFKVGPDYIDPGYHTLAAGRPGRNLDPVLVGEERVAPLFAHGAAGADLAVIEGVMGLYDGRVGGADVGSTAQVAALLAAPVLLVVDAAGQSRSIAALVHGFRSFGQVHIAGVILNRVGSDRHAQVLRDACAEVGAPVLGVLRRQPSVDTPSRHLGLVPAVERAAEARAAVGALAELVAASVDLAAVAAVAGAAPALAVGPWSPAAAVRDADARPGENVPGEASGDRPVVAVAGGPAFSFGYPETVELLTAAGAEVRTVDPVRDQRLPAATAALVVGGGFPEVYAAELAANAGLRRQVAALAAAGAPIVAECAGLLWLCRTLDEAPMCGVLPADARMTSRLTLGYRDAVALTDSVLAPEGARLTGHEFHRTEVTPRAGAAPAWGWRGAAPEGFVAGGVHASYLHLHWAARPQIASRLVAAARRAVSVPWQAGGEHGDQPFVALRNVLGQAEPAVDFQADEAVHHRP is encoded by the coding sequence GTGGTAGCCGTACCTCGGGTGGTGGTCGCCGCCCCCGGCTCCGGGCACGGCAAGACCACGGTGGCCACCGGCCTGCTCGCCGCCTACGCGGCCCAGGGTGTCCGGGTCGCCGGCTTCAAGGTCGGCCCGGACTACATCGACCCCGGTTACCACACGCTCGCCGCCGGCCGGCCCGGCCGCAACCTGGACCCGGTGCTGGTCGGTGAGGAGCGCGTCGCGCCACTGTTCGCCCACGGCGCCGCCGGTGCCGACCTCGCGGTCATCGAGGGCGTGATGGGGCTCTACGACGGCCGGGTCGGCGGTGCCGACGTCGGCTCCACCGCCCAGGTCGCGGCGCTGCTGGCGGCCCCGGTGCTGCTGGTCGTCGACGCGGCCGGGCAGAGCCGGTCGATCGCCGCACTGGTGCACGGCTTCCGGTCGTTCGGGCAGGTCCACATCGCCGGGGTGATCCTCAACCGGGTCGGCTCCGACCGGCACGCGCAGGTGCTGCGGGACGCCTGTGCGGAGGTCGGCGCGCCGGTGCTCGGGGTGCTGCGTCGACAGCCGTCGGTCGACACCCCGTCGCGGCATCTGGGTCTGGTGCCGGCGGTGGAACGCGCCGCCGAGGCGCGTGCGGCGGTCGGGGCGCTGGCGGAGTTGGTCGCCGCGTCGGTGGACCTGGCCGCGGTGGCGGCGGTGGCGGGCGCCGCGCCCGCGCTGGCGGTCGGACCCTGGTCGCCGGCGGCTGCCGTACGGGATGCGGACGCCCGTCCCGGCGAGAACGTGCCTGGGGAGGCGAGCGGTGACCGGCCGGTGGTTGCCGTCGCCGGTGGACCGGCGTTCAGCTTCGGCTATCCGGAGACCGTCGAGCTGCTGACGGCAGCCGGTGCCGAGGTGCGTACCGTCGATCCGGTCCGCGACCAGCGACTGCCCGCGGCGACTGCGGCGTTGGTCGTCGGCGGCGGCTTTCCCGAGGTGTACGCCGCCGAGCTGGCCGCGAACGCCGGGTTGCGGCGGCAGGTGGCGGCGTTGGCGGCCGCCGGCGCGCCGATCGTCGCCGAGTGCGCCGGCCTGCTGTGGCTGTGCCGCACCCTCGACGAGGCGCCGATGTGCGGAGTGCTGCCGGCGGACGCGCGGATGACGTCCCGGTTGACGCTCGGCTACCGCGATGCGGTGGCGTTGACCGACAGCGTGTTGGCGCCGGAGGGGGCCCGGCTGACCGGCCACGAGTTCCACCGTACCGAGGTGACGCCGCGGGCCGGCGCGGCACCGGCCTGGGGGTGGCGTGGCGCGGCGCCGGAGGGTTTCGTCGCCGGTGGCGTGCACGCGTCGTATCTGCACCTGCACTGGGCGGCCCGGCCGCAGATCGCGTCCCGGCTGGTCGCGGCCGCGCGGCGGGCGGTGTCAGTCCCGTGGCAAGCTGGCGGTGAACATGGCGATCAGCCGTTCGTAGCTCTCCGTAACGTCCTCGGGCAGGCCGAACCCGCCGTCGATTTCCAGGCAGACGAAGCCGTGCATCATCGCCCGTAG
- a CDS encoding DUF2277 family protein, with protein MCRSIKTLREPYTADVTDADIEAAALQYVRKISGFRQPAAHNAEAFDAAVAAVAAASRELLDRLVVRAPAAR; from the coding sequence ATGTGCCGAAGCATCAAGACGCTCCGTGAGCCGTACACCGCCGATGTGACCGACGCCGACATCGAGGCCGCCGCGCTGCAGTATGTCCGGAAGATCTCTGGTTTCCGGCAACCAGCCGCCCACAACGCGGAGGCGTTCGACGCCGCCGTGGCGGCCGTCGCCGCCGCCAGCCGCGAACTGCTGGATCGTCTGGTGGTCCGAGCCCCGGCGGCCCGGTAG
- a CDS encoding DUF2306 domain-containing protein: MFTPVPNPRSTPQSTVRTVTGRSPAANWLIPTGLVLLSLVPVVAGSLRLAELAGGPAIVPDGDRVTAAPVALVTHIVSVTVFSLVGAFQFAPGLRRRHRGWHRAAGRVLVVGGLLTAGTGLWLTLFLPPAAVDSELLVAIRVVVSVAMAACVLVGFVAVRRRDFAAHRAWMIRGYAIGMGAGTQFFTQMAWLAVVGPVSASGRTGTMAAGWLINMVVAEWVIRRRAVAGRRRHDAVRVS, from the coding sequence ATGTTCACACCCGTACCGAATCCACGGTCGACGCCGCAGTCCACCGTCCGCACCGTCACCGGCCGCTCTCCCGCCGCCAACTGGCTGATCCCCACCGGGCTGGTACTGCTCAGCCTGGTACCGGTGGTCGCCGGTAGCCTGCGCCTGGCCGAGCTGGCCGGCGGGCCGGCCATCGTGCCCGACGGTGACCGGGTCACCGCTGCCCCGGTGGCGCTGGTGACACACATTGTCAGCGTCACCGTTTTCAGCCTCGTCGGCGCGTTCCAGTTCGCGCCGGGCCTGCGGCGACGCCACCGGGGTTGGCACCGGGCCGCCGGGCGGGTCCTGGTGGTCGGTGGGTTGCTCACCGCCGGGACCGGCCTGTGGCTGACCCTGTTCCTGCCGCCGGCGGCGGTCGACAGCGAGCTGCTGGTCGCCATCCGGGTGGTGGTGAGCGTGGCGATGGCGGCGTGTGTCCTGGTCGGCTTCGTCGCGGTCCGGCGCCGTGACTTCGCCGCGCACCGGGCCTGGATGATCCGGGGCTACGCGATCGGGATGGGCGCGGGCACCCAGTTCTTCACCCAGATGGCGTGGCTGGCCGTGGTCGGCCCGGTGTCGGCGTCGGGACGGACCGGCACCATGGCCGCCGGTTGGCTGATCAACATGGTGGTGGCGGAATGGGTGATCCGGCGTCGTGCCGTCGCCGGGCGCCGACGGCACGACGCGGTACGGGTCAGCTGA
- a CDS encoding histidine kinase translates to MRALLRSVWAEPAVADPPTRVWRDWALLGAVVVAATLEGLLRTDLASPAYSMIVALVLAPTLWWRRTRPLLMVAVAFPVTAVAALLAGHEPELVTGAYLLILPYALFRWGSGRQIIAGTAIILAKMGLSAAVGHLDLADLVGGTVVVSAAMAVATALRYRATLWARELDQAKLAERERLARDLHDTVAHHVSAMAIRAQAGIAVAPTRPAAALDALAVIEAEATRALAEMRLMVRGLRHGEPAGHLDPADLAPNPGIGDVARLASRDQPGPVVDVTLHGDLDDIPATVATAVYRLAQESVTNARRHARHATRIEVRVDADADAVRLRVSDDGDTGTARTAAPGGGFGIVGMTERATLLGGTCDAGPDQDRGWTVAVALPRQAPAGRAGT, encoded by the coding sequence GTGCGTGCGCTGCTGCGGTCGGTGTGGGCCGAGCCCGCCGTCGCCGACCCACCGACGCGGGTCTGGCGGGACTGGGCGCTGCTCGGCGCGGTGGTGGTCGCGGCGACCCTCGAAGGACTGCTCCGCACCGACCTGGCGTCGCCCGCGTACTCGATGATCGTCGCCCTGGTGTTGGCGCCGACTCTGTGGTGGCGGCGGACCAGGCCGCTGCTGATGGTCGCCGTGGCCTTCCCGGTCACCGCCGTGGCCGCGCTGCTGGCCGGCCACGAACCGGAGCTGGTCACCGGGGCGTACCTGCTGATCCTGCCGTACGCGCTGTTCCGCTGGGGTTCCGGCCGGCAGATCATCGCCGGTACGGCGATCATTCTGGCCAAGATGGGCCTGTCTGCGGCGGTGGGCCACCTGGACCTCGCCGACCTGGTCGGCGGGACGGTGGTGGTGTCCGCCGCGATGGCCGTCGCCACCGCACTGCGGTACCGGGCGACGCTGTGGGCCCGCGAACTCGACCAGGCCAAGCTGGCCGAACGGGAACGCCTCGCCCGCGACCTGCACGACACGGTGGCCCACCATGTGTCGGCGATGGCGATCCGCGCCCAGGCGGGCATCGCGGTGGCACCGACCCGACCGGCGGCGGCCCTCGACGCGCTGGCGGTGATCGAGGCCGAGGCGACCCGCGCCCTGGCCGAGATGCGGCTGATGGTGCGCGGCCTGCGCCACGGCGAACCCGCCGGACACCTGGACCCGGCGGACCTCGCCCCCAACCCCGGCATCGGCGACGTCGCCCGACTCGCCAGCCGCGACCAGCCCGGACCGGTCGTCGACGTCACCCTGCACGGCGACCTCGACGACATCCCGGCGACCGTCGCGACCGCCGTCTACCGGCTGGCCCAGGAGTCGGTGACCAACGCCCGCCGGCACGCCCGGCACGCCACCCGGATCGAGGTCCGCGTCGACGCCGACGCCGACGCGGTGCGGCTGCGGGTCAGCGACGACGGCGACACCGGCACGGCGCGGACCGCCGCCCCCGGCGGCGGATTCGGCATCGTCGGCATGACCGAGCGGGCGACGCTGCTCGGCGGCACCTGCGACGCCGGTCCGGACCAGGATCGGGGCTGGACCGTCGCCGTGGCCCTGCCCCGCCAGGCCCCGGCCGGTCGGGCCGGGACGTGA
- a CDS encoding response regulator transcription factor, protein MTVRVVVADDQEIVRTGLTMILDAQPGIEVVGEAADGRRAVDLAHRLRPDVCLFDIRMPDVDGIEATRRLAGPGVADPLAVVVITTFDLDEYVYAALRAGARGFLLKDAGTALLTQAVRAAAAGDALIAPAVTTRLLSAFAAAGPAAPARQPLDPLTDREEQVLVAVARGRTNTEIAGELHISLSTVKSHLAALMTKLGVRNRVEVAIWAYETGRVRAGLDRPT, encoded by the coding sequence GTGACCGTCCGGGTGGTCGTCGCCGACGACCAGGAGATCGTGCGGACCGGGCTGACGATGATCCTCGACGCCCAGCCGGGCATCGAGGTCGTCGGCGAGGCGGCCGACGGCCGACGGGCGGTCGACCTCGCCCACCGGTTGCGTCCCGACGTGTGCCTGTTCGACATCCGGATGCCCGATGTGGACGGCATCGAGGCCACCCGTCGCCTCGCCGGCCCCGGCGTCGCCGACCCGCTCGCCGTCGTCGTCATCACCACCTTCGACCTCGACGAGTACGTCTACGCGGCGCTGCGCGCGGGTGCCCGGGGGTTTCTGCTCAAGGACGCCGGCACGGCACTGCTCACTCAGGCCGTCCGGGCCGCCGCCGCCGGTGACGCGCTCATCGCGCCGGCCGTCACCACCCGGCTGCTCAGCGCCTTCGCCGCCGCCGGTCCGGCGGCACCGGCCCGCCAACCGCTCGACCCGTTGACCGACCGCGAGGAGCAGGTGCTCGTCGCCGTCGCCCGGGGCCGCACCAACACCGAGATCGCCGGCGAGCTGCACATCAGCCTCAGCACGGTCAAGAGCCACCTCGCCGCCCTGATGACCAAGCTCGGCGTCCGCAACCGGGTCGAGGTCGCGATCTGGGCGTACGAGACCGGCCGGGTCCGCGCCGGCCTCGACCGGCCAACGTAG
- a CDS encoding sugar nucleotide-binding protein: MRLLVVGGSGFLGREIVRQTRRAGHRAAATFHRRPPSGDLGTGVDWHALDIRIRDDVARVAATARPDVIVNAAYRQSDWASTADGGAHVALAAAAVAARLVHVSSDAVFAGAAVAYDETCPPDPTTPYGAAKAAAETAVAAITPDAVIARTSLIIGYGESVHERHVHALAAGVGTGVLFTDDVRCPVHVADLAAALRELAGSPYSGIHHVAGPDAISRHRLGVLIARRDGLDPTALPTGRRAASGVPGPAELRLDCARTRARLTARLRGAHEFLAAGRS; encoded by the coding sequence GTGAGGCTTCTCGTGGTGGGTGGCAGTGGTTTCCTCGGCCGGGAGATCGTTCGTCAGACGCGGCGCGCCGGGCACCGGGCGGCCGCGACCTTCCACCGCCGTCCGCCCAGCGGTGATCTCGGCACCGGAGTCGACTGGCACGCGCTCGACATCCGCATCCGTGACGATGTCGCCCGTGTCGCCGCCACGGCCCGGCCCGACGTGATCGTCAACGCCGCCTACCGCCAGAGCGACTGGGCGAGCACTGCCGACGGCGGTGCTCATGTCGCCCTCGCCGCCGCGGCGGTGGCGGCCCGGCTCGTCCACGTCTCCAGCGACGCGGTCTTCGCCGGTGCGGCGGTCGCCTACGACGAGACGTGCCCACCGGACCCGACGACGCCGTACGGTGCGGCCAAGGCCGCCGCCGAGACGGCGGTCGCGGCGATCACACCCGACGCCGTCATCGCCCGGACGTCACTGATCATCGGGTACGGCGAGTCCGTCCACGAGCGACACGTGCACGCGTTGGCTGCCGGCGTCGGCACCGGTGTGCTGTTCACCGACGACGTGCGGTGCCCGGTGCACGTCGCTGACCTCGCCGCTGCACTGCGCGAACTCGCCGGGTCGCCGTACTCCGGGATCCACCACGTCGCCGGTCCGGACGCGATCAGCCGGCACCGCCTGGGGGTGCTCATCGCCCGCCGGGACGGCCTCGACCCCACGGCGTTGCCCACCGGCCGACGTGCCGCCAGCGGTGTTCCCGGACCGGCCGAGCTGCGGCTGGACTGCGCCCGGACCCGTGCCCGGCTGACCGCCCGGCTACGCGGTGCCCACGAGTTCCTCGCCGCCGGGCGGAGCTGA